The Streptomyces sp. Mut1 genome window below encodes:
- a CDS encoding discoidin domain-containing protein yields MTSPPRRPLLRRSVSASLSLALAAFGTAAAVVLSSAPAAQAAGVPAPSPLAVTGRGATVPFTEQEAEYAATNGTLIGPNRLYGTLPSEASGRQAVTLDAVGEYVEFTLTAPANAMSFRYSLPDNAAGTGRDASIDVLVNGGSPKAVPVTSKYGWYYGGYPFNNNPGDTNPHHFYDEARTMFGSTLAAGTKVRLQVSSTSASPSFTIDLADFEQVAAPTAKPSGALDVVADFGADPTGAADSTAKIQAAVDAGKAQGKEVYIPQGTFQVRDHIIVDKVTLRGAGPWYSVLTGRDPSNRSKAVGVYGRYAADGGSSNVTLKDFAIIGDIQEREDNDQVNAIGGALSDSTVDNVWMQHTKCGAWMDGPMDNFTIKNSRILDQTADGVNFHYGVTNSTVTNTFVRNTGDDGLAMWAENIPNVKNKFTFNTVILPILANNIVTYGGKDITISDNVMSDTISNGGGLHIANRYPGVNSGQGTAVSGTTTAARNTLIRTGNSDYNWNFGVGAIWFSGLNEPINATVNISDTEILDSSYAAIHLIEGSANGLHFDNIRIDGAGTYALQIQAPGTATFNNVVATHIAQSNPIHNCVGSGFQITRGSGNSGWYADPPACTGTWPDPVWTNGGVPGGGTGPTDPTDPTDPTDPTDPTDPTDPPAETGNLAQGRQVTESGHADVYGASNAVDGNADTYWESANNAFPQTITVDLGAAKTVKRLVLKLPPAAAWATRTQTLSVSGSTDNTTYSSLKASAGYTFDPSSGNQATVTLPGTSARYLRLTFTANTGWPAAQLSELEAYTS; encoded by the coding sequence GTGACTTCACCACCCAGACGCCCCCTGCTCAGACGGTCCGTATCCGCCTCGCTCTCCCTGGCACTCGCCGCGTTCGGCACCGCCGCCGCCGTGGTTCTGTCCAGCGCGCCCGCCGCCCAGGCGGCCGGTGTGCCCGCCCCTTCGCCGCTCGCGGTTACCGGCCGCGGCGCGACCGTCCCGTTCACGGAACAGGAGGCCGAGTACGCGGCCACCAACGGCACGCTGATCGGCCCGAACCGCCTCTACGGCACGCTGCCCTCCGAGGCCTCGGGCCGGCAGGCGGTGACGCTGGACGCGGTCGGTGAGTACGTGGAGTTCACGCTCACCGCACCGGCCAACGCAATGTCCTTCCGGTACTCGCTGCCGGACAACGCCGCCGGCACGGGCCGGGACGCCTCGATCGACGTACTGGTGAACGGCGGCTCGCCCAAGGCGGTGCCGGTCACCTCGAAGTACGGCTGGTACTACGGCGGCTACCCGTTCAACAACAACCCGGGCGACACCAACCCGCACCACTTCTACGACGAGGCCCGGACCATGTTCGGGTCCACCCTCGCGGCCGGCACGAAGGTCCGGCTCCAGGTCTCGTCCACCTCGGCCTCACCGTCCTTCACGATCGACCTGGCGGACTTCGAGCAGGTGGCGGCGCCCACCGCGAAGCCCTCGGGCGCCCTCGACGTCGTCGCCGACTTCGGGGCCGACCCGACCGGGGCCGCCGACTCGACCGCCAAGATCCAGGCGGCCGTCGACGCGGGCAAGGCGCAGGGCAAGGAGGTGTACATCCCCCAGGGCACCTTCCAGGTCCGCGACCACATCATCGTGGACAAGGTGACCCTGCGCGGCGCCGGTCCCTGGTACTCCGTGCTGACCGGGCGCGACCCGTCGAACCGGAGCAAGGCCGTCGGCGTCTACGGCAGGTACGCCGCGGACGGTGGCAGCAGCAACGTCACGCTCAAGGACTTCGCCATCATCGGCGACATCCAGGAGCGGGAGGACAACGACCAGGTCAACGCCATCGGCGGGGCCCTGTCGGACTCGACCGTCGACAACGTCTGGATGCAGCACACCAAGTGCGGCGCCTGGATGGACGGCCCGATGGACAACTTCACCATCAAGAACAGCCGCATCCTGGACCAGACCGCCGACGGCGTGAACTTCCACTACGGCGTCACCAACTCCACGGTCACCAACACCTTCGTCCGCAACACCGGTGACGACGGCCTGGCGATGTGGGCGGAGAACATCCCGAACGTGAAGAACAAGTTCACGTTCAACACCGTGATCCTGCCGATCCTCGCCAACAACATCGTCACGTACGGCGGCAAGGACATCACCATCTCCGACAACGTCATGTCGGACACCATCTCCAACGGCGGCGGCCTGCACATCGCCAACCGCTACCCCGGTGTGAACTCCGGCCAGGGCACGGCCGTCTCCGGCACCACCACGGCGGCCCGCAACACCCTGATCCGGACCGGGAACAGCGACTACAACTGGAACTTCGGGGTCGGCGCGATCTGGTTCAGCGGGCTGAACGAACCGATCAACGCCACGGTCAACATCTCCGACACCGAGATACTCGACAGTTCCTACGCCGCGATCCACCTCATCGAGGGCTCCGCCAACGGCCTGCACTTCGACAACATCAGGATCGACGGCGCGGGCACCTACGCGCTCCAGATCCAGGCGCCGGGCACCGCCACGTTCAACAATGTCGTGGCCACGCACATCGCGCAGTCCAACCCGATCCACAACTGTGTCGGCAGCGGTTTCCAGATCACCCGGGGCTCGGGGAACTCCGGCTGGTACGCCGACCCGCCGGCCTGCACCGGCACCTGGCCGGACCCGGTGTGGACCAACGGCGGAGTGCCGGGCGGCGGCACCGGCCCGACGGACCCCACGGACCCGACCGACCCGACCGACCCCACCGATCCGACTGACCCCACCGACCCGCCGGCCGAGACGGGCAACCTCGCCCAGGGCCGTCAGGTCACCGAGTCCGGCCACGCGGACGTGTACGGCGCGTCCAACGCGGTCGACGGCAACGCGGACACCTACTGGGAGAGCGCCAACAACGCCTTCCCGCAGACCATCACGGTGGACCTCGGCGCCGCCAAGACGGTCAAGCGGCTGGTCCTGAAGCTGCCCCCGGCGGCCGCCTGGGCCACCCGCACGCAGACGCTGAGCGTGTCGGGCAGCACCGACAACACCACGTACAGCTCGCTCAAGGCGTCGGCGGGCTACACCTTCGACCCGTCGAGCGGTAATCAGGCGACCGTCACCCTGCCCGGCACGTCGGCCCGCTATCTGCGGCTGACGTTCACCGCCAACACCGGCTGGCCGGCCGCGCAGCTCTCGGAACTGGAGGCCTACACCAGCTGA
- a CDS encoding phosphatidylserine decarboxylase — protein MPDSHTSASRGRVRIARGASPWLLPTVATAALSLTRARRSGRWAAVAVPTTALAAGMLWFFRDPEREITGGRVISPADGVVQSIMPWKDGRTRVAIFMSPLNVHVNRAPLAGTVTSVEHVPGGFVPAFNKESENNERVVWHFDTELGDIEMVQIAGAVARRIVPYIPQGTKVEQGERIGLIRFGSRVDIYLPEGVDVAVEVGQATTAGVTRIDRD, from the coding sequence CAGCCATACCTCTGCCTCACGCGGCCGGGTCCGCATCGCACGCGGAGCTTCGCCGTGGCTCCTGCCGACCGTCGCCACCGCCGCCCTCAGCCTGACCCGCGCCCGCCGGTCCGGGCGCTGGGCGGCCGTGGCCGTGCCCACCACCGCGCTCGCGGCGGGCATGCTCTGGTTCTTCCGCGACCCGGAGCGAGAGATCACCGGGGGGCGCGTCATCTCACCGGCCGACGGCGTGGTGCAGAGCATCATGCCGTGGAAGGACGGACGTACCCGCGTCGCGATCTTCATGAGCCCGCTGAACGTCCACGTCAACCGCGCGCCGCTGGCCGGCACGGTGACGTCGGTCGAGCACGTGCCCGGTGGCTTCGTCCCCGCGTTCAACAAGGAGAGCGAGAACAACGAGCGCGTTGTCTGGCACTTCGACACCGAACTGGGTGACATCGAGATGGTGCAGATCGCGGGTGCTGTAGCCCGGCGCATCGTCCCCTACATCCCGCAGGGCACGAAGGTGGAGCAGGGCGAGCGCATCGGGCTGATCCGTTTCGGCTCGCGCGTCGACATCTACCTTCCGGAAGGTGTGGACGTCGCGGTCGAGGTCGGCCAGGCCACAACCGCAGGGGTGACTCGCATTGACCGTGATTGA
- the pssA gene encoding CDP-diacylglycerol--serine O-phosphatidyltransferase, which translates to MTVIDPDTQAGWVPEAEAEDDAEDMPLSMRLSIADTLTLGNATCGFMAVYFTTTGILIPHLTGSDESGMARHSAATAVILMLMAAVFDLFDGLVARKLRSSPMGAELDNLSDLISFGLAPAYFVLVYGMVADDAHQRVSALAAIVVLLAVVLRLARFSCVTMKDGMFQGMPSPFGALTVISIVLLELPFVPTLLAIIGVAWLMVSRVEYPKPRGVLAVAMLGWIVAAMGLLAAWAFDAPGGQLLLQTGCALQVVLGAVIPLFATARRVNTFRGNRREARAAQLP; encoded by the coding sequence TTGACCGTGATTGATCCCGATACACAGGCCGGCTGGGTGCCGGAGGCCGAGGCGGAGGACGACGCCGAGGACATGCCGCTCTCGATGCGGCTGTCGATAGCGGACACCCTCACCCTCGGTAACGCCACGTGCGGCTTCATGGCCGTGTACTTCACGACCACGGGCATCCTGATCCCGCACCTCACGGGCAGCGACGAGAGCGGCATGGCGCGGCACTCCGCGGCCACCGCCGTGATCCTCATGCTCATGGCAGCGGTCTTCGACCTGTTCGACGGGCTCGTGGCCCGCAAGCTGCGTTCCTCGCCGATGGGCGCCGAGCTGGACAACCTCTCGGACCTCATCAGCTTCGGGCTCGCCCCGGCGTACTTCGTCCTCGTGTACGGCATGGTCGCGGACGACGCACACCAGCGGGTCTCGGCACTCGCGGCGATCGTGGTGCTGCTGGCGGTGGTGCTCAGGCTTGCGCGGTTCTCCTGCGTGACCATGAAGGACGGCATGTTCCAGGGCATGCCCAGCCCCTTCGGAGCGCTCACGGTCATCTCGATCGTGCTCCTGGAGCTGCCCTTCGTGCCCACGCTGCTCGCGATCATCGGTGTGGCGTGGCTGATGGTCAGCCGGGTCGAGTACCCGAAGCCGCGGGGCGTCCTCGCGGTGGCGATGCTCGGCTGGATCGTGGCCGCGATGGGGCTCCTGGCGGCGTGGGCGTTCGACGCCCCCGGCGGCCAGCTGCTCCTGCAGACCGGCTGTGCGCTCCAGGTGGTCCTGGGCGCGGTCATCCCGCTCTTCGCGACCGCCCGCCGCGTGAACACCTTCCGCGGCAACCGGCGCGAGGCACGGGCGGCGCAGCTGCCGTAG